The following coding sequences lie in one Nakaseomyces glabratus chromosome K, complete sequence genomic window:
- the NQM1 gene encoding sedoheptulose-7-phosphate:D-glyceraldehyde-3-phosphate transaldolase NQM1 (CAGL0K04235g~Putative transaldolase), with translation MSTENGGNSTLENLRNAGTNVVTDTGEFELISKFKPRDSTTNPSLILAATKNPNYASLIDVAIDYAKAKGGTIEQQTNNAADRLLVEFGKRITDLIPGVVSTEVDARLSFDKKGTVDKALQIIKLYEENGVSKDRVLIKIASTWEGIQAARELEAQHGIHCNLTLLFNFTQAVACAEANVTLISPFIARVLDWYKANTKNDYNIENHPGVLFVKKTYNYYKKHGYKTIIMGASFRTLDEIRALAGLDNATLGIPLLENLQNSTEKIDRVLTPEGAQKDGVDMITLIDDEAKYRYEFNSDAMAVEKLADGIRTFAKDTNTLYSLLRTKLEKAN, from the coding sequence ATGAGTACTGAGAACGGAGGCAATAGTACTTTAGAGAACTTGAGAAATGCAGGCACCAATGTGGTCACTGACACTGGTGAATTTGaattgatttcaaaatttaaacCAAGGGATTCTACTACAAATCCATCCTTGATCCTTGCTGCCACCAAAAATCCAAACTATGCCTCTTTAATTGACGTTGCTATTGACTACGCCAAAGCTAAAGGCGGCACAATTGAACAACAAACCAATAATGCTGCTGATAGACTGCTTGTTGAATTTGGTAAGCGTATCACAGACTTGATTCCCGGTGTTGTGTCAACAGAAGTAGATGCGAGGTTATCTTTCGATAAGAAGGGTACAGTGGATAAAGCTTTGCAGatcattaaattatatgaagaaaatggtgTCTCCAAGGACAGAGTTCTCATCAAAATTGCTTCCACTTGGGAGGGGATCCAAGCAGCCAGAGAGTTAGAAGCTCAACACGGTATCCATTGTAACCTGACACTGTTATTCAATTTCACACAGGCTGTGGCTTGCGCAGAGGCCAATGTTACTTTAATTTCACCCTTCATAGCTAGGGTTTTAGATTGGTACAAGGCTAACACAAAGAATGATTATAACATCGAGAATCATCCCGGTGTTCTCTTTGTCAAGAAAACATATAACTACTACAAAAAACATGGCTATAAGACAATTATTATGGGTGCATCTTTCAGAACTTTAGATGAAATCAGAGCTTTGGCTGGTTTAGACAACGCAACGCTAGGCATTCCTTTGTTAGAGAACCTGCAAAATTcaactgaaaaaattgatagaGTGTTGACACCTGAAGGTGCTCAAAAGGATGGGGTGGATATGATCACTTTGATCGATGACGAAGCTAAGTACAGATATGAATTTAATTCGGACGCAATGGCGGTAGAAAAGTTGGCTGACGGTATCAGAACTTTTGCAAAGGACACAAACACTCTTTATAGCTTACTGAGAACTAAACTCGAAAAGGCAAACTAG
- the MTE1 gene encoding Mte1p (CAGL0K04213g~Ortholog(s) have role in negative regulation of telomere maintenance, positive regulation of helicase activity and chromosome, telomeric region, cytoplasm, nucleus, site of double-strand break localization) — MSAIVQEYCCQYTDQVRKKHKTWHDGKLKFYTENNRFILYSDPDSTLLSSAFVTNSKELESILDQGSFGSAEHRIFGRYIVILEDLISEQHNDPSSAVRKPVVKITKKFHVPNLETTSPLKINNRLISGRFSSGDTKGKTSHMGIEASQLTLKFNKKYKRPTIMRQTGNSLLDSDLSKTCDKNNALSAASLENNSKNKDPLLCDNSEPNCTNSERKKGRPSSFKVQKRLGRIRKIEHKPINIPQ; from the coding sequence ATGTCAGCTATTGTCCAAGAATACTGTTGTCAGTATACAGACCAAGTTCGGAAAAAACACAAAACCTGGCATGATGGAAAGTTGAAGTTCTatacagaaaataataGGTTCATTCTATATTCTGATCCAGATTCAACACTACTAAGCAGTGCATTTGTCACAAATTCGAAAGAACTTGAATCAATTCTTGATCAAGGGTCCTTTGGATCTGCAGAGCATCGTATATTCGGAAGATATATTGTTATCTTAGAAGATCTCATATCCGAACAGCATAATGATCCTTCATCAGCTGTCCGTAAGCCTGTGGTAAAGATAACTAAAAAGTTTCATGTACCTAATTTGGAGACGACATCTCCACTAAAGATAAACAATCGACTAATATCAGGTCGATTCAGTTCTGGTGATACGAAAGGAAAAACTAGTCATATGGGAATCGAAGCATCACAACTAACACTGAAATTtaataagaaatataaaCGGCCTACAATTATGAGGCAAACTGGTAATTCACTTCTCGATTCTGATTTATCTAAAACTTGTGATAAGAATAATGCATTGTCAGCAGCCAGTCTTGAAAATaactcaaaaaataaagatcCACTTTTATGTGACAATTCTGAACCCAACTGCACGAATAGCGAAAGGAAGAAAGGAAGGCCCAGCTCATTCAAAGTTCAGAAAAGATTAGGTCGCATTCGGAAGATTGAGCATAAACCAATTAATATTCCCCAATGa
- the RME1 gene encoding Rme1p (CAGL0K04257g~Ortholog(s) have RNA polymerase II core promoter proximal region sequence-specific DNA binding, RNA polymerase II transcription factor activity, sequence-specific DNA binding activity), giving the protein MLRTKDSGFAFLYSNSKSDNDIIAFPSSFNVLTELQRKQPYDSNDYFDMEYTGSNGLRLGEHDILPPNFTTIDIAIDNEDDEEEGDQNTICSNTLRRTCSAYNTNSKDGLCSGDQNCMGGMNMMLMQFKNQYLAGQGISRANVPQQQQNDNTFDYDEQHYTSGLPTPTESAGIIRSCLTSPLDFAATIKTEPYVNNTTLLLSQSGPPLSQSSNMPDLLHRERSHTLANITPISLSSSSKDDSYFTATVDTKRHSIPMVNTRGVIKKEEPDYSVLQPQHAHIDDVSGYGEISAGTSSYRNMVSQWTSGTEPTFNDAVSVGPLSCSMNNASRCDMDVNCHTNSDELPLSNINLAMGPTVDSTTDYQSMKDNLSAGCSNDTNGKSLVKQLLEDPYLSDIIQKPQKRGLYRCAHCPSTFNNIFEYASHLDEYEVERKHKCPFKNCAWRILGLPRRSDLRRHCAIQHKYELYGQLKKDLNLTEDAYPVLRCPVMFCQKEFYRKDAYKRHIAIVHENTSSRFNKRLKRIIKECPHFETEEERFNFIRDKVRNK; this is encoded by the coding sequence ATGCTGAGGACTAAAGACAGTGGGTTTGCGTTTCTGTATAGCAACTCTAAATCtgataatgatattatagCGTTTCCTAGTTCTTTCAATGTTCTCACAGAGTTGCAGCGCAAGCAGCCATACGACTCAAATGATTACTTCGATATGGAGTATACGGGTTCGAATGGTCTGAGGCTCGGTGAACACGACATCTTGCCGCCCAATTTCACTACAATTGATATAGCCATCGATAACGAGGATGACGAGGAGGAAGGGGACCAGAACACTATATGTAGCAACACTTTGCGTCGCACATGTAGTGCATATAACACAAATAGTAAGGATGGCTTGtgtagtggtgatcaaaACTGTATGGGTGGTATGAACATGATGCTCATGCAGTTTAAAAACCAGTACCTTGCAGGTCAAGGTATTTCAAGAGCTAATGTCcctcaacaacaacagaatGACAACACATTCGATTACGACGAACAGCATTACACTAGCGGGCTGCCCACGCCAACCGAATCAGCAGGCATCATTAGATCATGCTTGACATCACCATTGGACTTTGCAGCTACTATCAAAACTGAGCCTTACGTTAATAATACTACATTGCTCTTGTCCCAATCAGGTCCACCGCTCAGTCAATCATCAAATATGCCAGACTTGCTTCACAGAGAGAGGTCTCATACACTCGCAAATATAACTCCAATTAGTCTaagcagcagcagcaaagACGATTCCTATTTCACAGCTACTGTAGACACTAAGCGTCACTCTATTCCTATGGTAAACACCAGGGGCGTTATTAAGAAGGAGGAGCCAGACTACTCTGTCTTACAACCACAGCACGCTCACATTGATGACGTCTCTGGCTATGGCGAGATATCCGCTGGTACATCTAGTTATCGTAACATGGTCTCACAGTGGACAAGCGGTACTGAGCCCACTTTCAATGATGCTGTGTCAGTTGGGCCATTATCTTGTAGCATGAACAATGCCAGCAGATGTGATATGGATGTTAATTGTCACACAAATAGTGATGAACTGCCCTTAAGCAACATCAATTTGGCAATGGGACCTACAGTTGATTCTACCACTGATTACCAATCCATGAAGGATAACTTGAGTGCCGGTTGCTCAAATGATACTAATGGGAAGTCATTGGTTAAACAATTACTGGAGGACCCGTACCTTTCCGATATCATACAGAAACCTCAGAAGCGTGGACTTTACAGGTGTGCACATTGCCCTTCTActttcaataatatttttgaatacGCTTCTCACTTAGACGAGTATGAAGTAGAGAGAAAGCACAAATGCCCTTTTAAGAATTGTGCTTGGCGTATTCTTGGACTGCCACGCCGTAGTGATCTTAGAAGGCACTGTGCTATTCAGCATAAATATGAGTTATATGGccaattgaagaaagatCTAAACTTAACTGAGGATGCCTACCCTGTCCTGAGATGCCCAGTCATGTTCTGCCAAAAAGAGTTTTATAGGAAAGACGCCTATAAGAGACATATTGCTATTGTGCATGAAAACACTAGTTCTCGCTTCAATAAGAGATTGAAGCGGATTATTAAAGAGTGTCCTCATTTtgaaactgaagaagagaggTTTAACTTTATTAGAGATAAGGTAAGAAATAAGTGA